The DNA window AATCCTTCAGCAAAAGGTATTGAATAATATGTTCCAACAATACTAAATTTGGCTTTTACAGTGTCACTTTTATGGCTGTTATCAATAGTATCATTTGCCCTGAAAATATATGCAGTAAAATCATGCGAGCCCTCTATGGAAGTTAAGGTTGGAAATGTTATGCTTGTTGTGTCCTTATGGTCGAGAACACCAGTCCAGATGATACTATCTTCGGGATTATTATCAATTTTATAGTGAATGTTTAGTTTAGTAAGTGCTTCACTACCTTTATTTTTTATAAGAATTTTAGGAGAGATGGTTGAGATACATTGTAAAAATATTATGTTGCTTAATTTTTCCAAAGAGCCATCAACTAAAAAAGGAATAGGCATACTGTATGCTGCCTGCTTAACGCTTTTATTGGCATTATCCTGTATCCATGCAACCACAGCAACTTCAGTTAAGTCATAAATGTATGCTGGCAATGCTACTGCAAACATCAGGCTGTCTTTTTCTCCGATTGTCCAGTTGGTTGCTATGGTTGTTCCGCTTGCGTTAGGAAGCATTTTTCTCATAACTTCAAAAAAGTCCTTTTCACCATTGGCGCCGGGTGCTGAAGCAAAATGGATTTCCTGCTCTGTGATGGCAACATGGCATTTAGGTGTAGTCATAGTTATTGCTTCTGTGGCTTCAAAAACACATTTAATAAAAATAGAGTCTTTATCATCAGATAAATAATGTGTAAGAGTCATTACAAACGGTGATGGGACAACAGATTCGTTATTAATTGTTGTTTGATTTATATTTGAAGGGTGTGTATTGAGAGTACCATCCATGACAGCTTTTGGAACGGAATTTATACTGTAATATGATATTCTTACATCAACTTCAGTGGGGTTTTGTTGATTCATTGGGTCGAACCCGGGGAAGTCCCACTGGTATTTGATAGGAATAACTTTGTTTGCATTGGCATCCAGAAGGGCATTAAACCCCGGATTAGTAGCAGCGCAAGGGCCGCATGAAGCATTGGAAAATTCTTCCATTAAAATCATTCGATGGCTTTTGGGTTGTTGGGCAAAGCCTATGGCTGTAATCGAAAGTAAAGTCAATAGTGTGAAAAATTTTCTCATAATTTTCTTTTTATGTAATGACCAATAAATATATTTTGATGACAAAATTAGTTTATTATACTTATCATATTAAAAGTTAACTATAAATTAACTACAACTTGATACTTTTCAGATTGTTAGATAAAAAAAACAGGTATATAAA is part of the Bacteroidales bacterium genome and encodes:
- a CDS encoding T9SS type A sorting domain-containing protein; amino-acid sequence: MRKFFTLLTLLSITAIGFAQQPKSHRMILMEEFSNASCGPCAATNPGFNALLDANANKVIPIKYQWDFPGFDPMNQQNPTEVDVRISYYSINSVPKAVMDGTLNTHPSNINQTTINNESVVPSPFVMTLTHYLSDDKDSIFIKCVFEATEAITMTTPKCHVAITEQEIHFASAPGANGEKDFFEVMRKMLPNASGTTIATNWTIGEKDSLMFAVALPAYIYDLTEVAVVAWIQDNANKSVKQAAYSMPIPFLVDGSLEKLSNIIFLQCISTISPKILIKNKGSEALTKLNIHYKIDNNPEDSIIWTGVLDHKDTTSITFPTLTSIEGSHDFTAYIFRANDTIDNSHKSDTVKAKFSIVGTYYSIPFAEGFQAPAFPPENFIINNATNDTYTWQKATVGAWGTNNASAKLMFYYISSGYDELFCTPLNFSSLTSLGLTFDVAHARYSTSYTDKLEVFVSLNCGKTWTSVYNKSGSTLATAPNTNSSFVPTASQWRNEFVNLSAYVGQPEVLIKFKGTSGYGNNLYIDNINITVEAGIETSNMDAEIAIYPNPANDIINISNAENAFLAVYDLMGKLILSEENINLNHSIDVSGFAKGSYIIRIVKEDKVFSSKITILK